The following are encoded in a window of Esox lucius isolate fEsoLuc1 chromosome 14, fEsoLuc1.pri, whole genome shotgun sequence genomic DNA:
- the tmem250 gene encoding transmembrane protein 250 has protein sequence MPVIPIPRRVRSFHGPHTTCMHSACGPARTTQLVRTKYNNFDLYLRSRCMYGFLRFLLYFGCSLLTSLLWVTLSALFCLQYVCARVFLRLQYKLSVILLLLGHRRLDFGVLNNLFIYSMQVTMFLVGGLGWCFMVFVDM, from the coding sequence ATGCCTGTGATCCCCATCCCTCGGCGGGTGCGCAGTTTCCATGGTCCACACACCACCTGCATGCACTCGGCCTGTGGGCCGGCACGCACCACCCAGCTTGTGCGCACCAAGTACAACAATTTTGACCTGTACTTGCGCTCGCGCTGCATGTACGGCTTCCTGCGTTTCCTGCTCTACTTCGGCTGCAGCCTTCTGACCTCTCTCCTCTGGGTGACCCTGTCAGCTCTCTTTTGCCTGCAGTACGTGTGTGCCCGGGTCTTCCTGCGACTGCAGTACAAGCTTTCCGTCATCCTCCTGTTGCTAGGACACCGGCGCCTTGACTTTGGGGTACTAAACAACCTGTTTATCTACAGTATGCAGGTCACCATGTTTCTGGTGGGAGGCTTGGGCTGGTGCTTCATGGTGTTTGTGGACATGTAG